A stretch of the Gracilinanus agilis isolate LMUSP501 chromosome 4, AgileGrace, whole genome shotgun sequence genome encodes the following:
- the PGBD1 gene encoding piggyBac transposable element-derived protein 1: protein MIKEEMMLPKQEISKETQPQGEISRTLKRGFPPQILNGSSIQTEKNIEILKTLKECDPGDLWSRMHISSMEYGTGNITQKERKKDKARVSELLQDLTFSGDSDADEQDETESHPAQKKQKVTTITEKKWIKRDIQPNFPSWSALDSGILNLKNEKLSPVEFFELFFDDETFKLIVNETNHYASQKNVTLEVTVQEMKCVFGVLLLSGYICHPRRAMYWETSDKEQSLVSNAIRRERFELIFSHLHFVDNSCLDQSDKFTKLRPLIDQMNKNFLLYAPLQEYYCFDKSMCECFDSDQFLNGKPIRIGYKIWCGATTQGYLIWFEPYQTEPVLKTAKDQDLGLGEKLAMNFADVLLERGQHPYHIYFDHFFTSIKLISALKKKGVKATGKIHDNRTEKCPFINAENIKKMKRGSFDFRVEEKEEIILCRWNDENAINLCSNAVGIEPLNEVSYSVDKKKVQISQPSVVKLYEICRNGVAKMDQNISKYRIRIRSKKWYSVLVSYIIDVAMNNAWHLYRIYCPDTSPSLLDFRKYVVHFYLENNANLAD, encoded by the exons ATgattaaagaagaaatgatgCTTCCAAAGCAGGAAATTTCCAAAGAAACACAACCACAGGGAGAAATCTCTAGGACACTCAAAAG aggtTTTCCACCTCAGATCCTTAATGGTTCTTCTATACAAACTGAAAAAAACATTGAAATTTTGAAAACTCTTAAAGAATGTGATCCTGGGGACTTATGGTCTAGAATGCACATCTCATCAATGGAATATGGTACAGGTAACATCACGCAAAAAGAACGAAAGAAAGATAAAGCAAGAGTAAGTGAATTGCTACAAGATCTTACCTTCTCTGGTGATTCTGATGCTGATGAACAAGATGAAACTGAGTCTCATCCTGCTCAAAAGAAGCAGAAAGTAACTACTATTACAGAAAAGAAATGGATTAAAAGAGACATTCAGCCCAATTTTCCAAGCTGGTCAGCATTGGATTCTGGAATTTTAAATctcaaaaatgagaaattaagcCCAGTTGagttctttgaattattttttgatGATGAAACATTCAAGTTAATCGTTAATGAAACAAATCATTATGCTTCTCAGAAAAATGTCACCTTGGAAGTTACAGTTCAGGAAATGAAGTGTGTTTTTGGTGTTCTTCTTTTGAGTGGATATATTTGTCATCCTAGGAGAGCAATGTATTGGGAAACTTCAGATAAAGAGCAGAGTCTTGTTAGTAATGCaattagaagagaaagatttGAATTAATATTTTCACACCTCcattttgttgataatagttgtctaGATCAATCAGACAAGTTTACAAAATTGAGGCCTCTTATagatcaaatgaataaaaatttcctCCTATATGCTCCCCTTCAAGAATATTACTGCTTTGATAAATCAATGTGTGAATGTTTTGATAGTGACCAATTTTTAAATGGTAAACCTATTAGAATTGGTTATAAAATATGGTGTGGGGCTACTACTCAGGGTTATTTAATTTGGTTTGAACCCTATCAAACTGAACCAGTTCTGAAAACAGCTAAAGATCAGGATCTAGGTTTAGGTGAGAAATTAGCAATGAACTTTGCTGATGTTCTCTTGGAGCGAGGACAGCATCCTTATCATATATATTTTGACCACTTTTTCACCAGTATCAAATTAATATCAGCTCTGAAAAAGAAAGGGGTGAAGGCAACAGGAAAAATCCATGATaacaggactgaaaaatgtcCTTTTATTAAcgcagaaaatataaaaaaaatgaaaagggggtCATTTGATTTCAGagtggaagaaaaggaagagataatttTATGTCGTTGGAATGATGAAAATGCCATCAACCTGTGCTCCAATGCTGTAGGCATAGAACCACTGAATGAGGTAAGCTATtctgttgataaaaaaaaagttcaaataagTCAGCCATCTGTAGTGAAGTTGTATGAAATATGTAGGAATGGTGTTGCCAAGATGGATCAAAATATTTCCAAGTACAGAATAAGAATCAGAAGCAAAAAGTGGTATTCAGTTTTGGTAAGCTACATTATTGATGTGGCCATGAACAATGCATGGCACCTATATAGAATCTATTGCCCTGATACTTCACCAAGTCTTTTGGATTTCCGAAAATATGTTGTACATTTCTATTTGGAGAACAATGCCAATCTCGCAGACTAA